From Candoia aspera isolate rCanAsp1 chromosome 4, rCanAsp1.hap2, whole genome shotgun sequence, a single genomic window includes:
- the LOC134497542 gene encoding cyclin-dependent kinase 5 activator 1-like, which produces MGTVLSLSPGGGGKASLPEEGSTSSLAHYPGLPSAKGGGQKADKTLKRPSMFIPALTWKRLVASTKKRGARAKGSALPSKNYPLGKEVAHLNHENAQKSLSCANLSGYEDGGQPLAPLGTKGPSAAAGSAAALLKPGLGGTTTAASPRRVIVQASTSELLKCLGEFLCRRCYRLKQLSPTEPILWLRSVDRSLLLQGWQDQAFVTPANVVFVYLLCREMIDGDLVASEQELQAALLTCLYLSYSYMGNEISYPLKPFLVEASKDVFWNRCLRIINAMSARMLRINADPHYFTQVFADLKNEGNAAPEDFARVLDR; this is translated from the coding sequence ATGGGCACCGTGCTGTCGCTCTCTCCCGGCGGCGGGGGGAAAGCCAGCCTGCCCGAGGAGGGCTCAACCAGCTCGCTGGCCCACTACCCCGGTCTGCCCAGCGCCAAAGGCGGCGGGCAGAAGGCTGACAAGACCCTGAAGCGGCCCTCCATGTTCATCCCAGCCCTGACCTGGAAGCGGCTGGTGGCCTCCACCAAGAAGCGGGGTGCCCGGGCCAAGGGCTCGGCCCTCCCCAGCAAGAACTACCCACTGGGCAAGGAGGTGGCCCACCTCAACCACGAGAATGCTCAGAAGTCCCTCTCCTGCGCCAACCTCTCTGGCTACGAGGACGGCGGGCAGCCCCTGGCCCCCCTCGGCACCAAGGGCCCCTCCGCCGCTGCCGGCTCAGCCGCTGCCTTGCTGAAGCCCGGCCTGGGGGGCACCACCACTGCCGCCTCCCCCCGGCGGGTGATTGTCCAGGCCTCCACCAGCGAGCTGCTGAAGTGCCTGGGCGAGTTCCTGTGCCGGCGCTGCTACCGCCTGAAGCAGCTCTCACCCACCGAGCCCATCCTGTGGCTGCGCAGTGTGGACCGCTCCCTGCTGCTGCAGGGCTGGCAGGACCAGGCCTTCGTCACGCCCGCCAACGTGGTCTTCGTCTACCTGCTGTGCCGGGAGATGATCGACGGGGACCTGGTGGCCAGCGAGCAGGAGCTCCAGGCGGCCCTGCTCACCTGCCTCTACCTGTCCTACTCCTACATGGGCAACGAGATCTCCTACCCACTGAAGCCCTTCCTGGTGGAGGCCTCCAAGGACGTCTTCTGGAACCGCTGCCTGCGCATCATCAACGCCATGAGCGCCAGGATGCTCCGGATCAACGCAGACCCACACTACTTTACTCAGGTCTTTGCGGACCTCAAAAACGAAGGCAACGCCGCCCCCGAGGACTTTGCCCGCGTCTTGGACCGGTGA